One window of Amaranthus tricolor cultivar Red isolate AtriRed21 chromosome 13, ASM2621246v1, whole genome shotgun sequence genomic DNA carries:
- the LOC130798851 gene encoding uncharacterized mitochondrial protein AtMg00810-like, which produces MPNPKDTHFSLKHLSPYVKTTHGQGILMSANAKITLQAFSDSDWGSCIDTRKSVTGYIVMLGQSPISWKYKKLSIFSRSSFKDESRAMASTAAQVTWLVRSLTNMKITNLKPIRLHYDNQSTSCIAKNSVFHERTKHIELDCHFTRERS; this is translated from the coding sequence ATGCCAAATCCTAAAGATACTCACTTTTCCCTTAAACATCTTTCGCCTTATGTTAAAACTACTCATGGACAAGGGATCCTTATGTCTGCTAATGCCAAAATCACCTTACAAGCTTTTTCAGACAGTGATTGGGGCTCTTGCATAGACACAAGAAAGTCGGTAACTGGTTACATAGTCATGCTTGGACAATCCCCTATTTCATGGAAATATAAGAAACTAAGCATATTCTCTAGATCCAGCTTTAAGGATGAATCTAGGGCCATGGCTTCAACTGCTGCTCAGGTAACCTGGCTTGTGAGATCACTCACAAATATGAAGATTACAAACTTAAAGCCTATTAGACTTCATTATGACAACCAATCTACATCATGCATAGCTAAAAACTCCGTGTTTCATGAAAGAACCAAACACATTGAGCTAGATTGTCATTTTACAAGGGAAAGGTCATAG
- the LOC130798852 gene encoding uncharacterized protein LOC130798852: protein MILNKAWVKVKDRSSIDYVNGVDEFLKFSLSKVREDDRDSTTIRCPCNCCRNIFLKTKCDVRLDLLKSGMYEKYTFWELHGEELVESGEGDDVNESNDTDSGFTMLQDACGVGAMNVGSSQEALNNVEEYEKPNANEKKFFKLLEEYQEPLTMHGTTMSKLSYIVKLLHLKVLNNWSDKSFDSLLQLERQGYGAYLPTSYYEAKKLIKDLGLDYCKIDACENDCILFWKEHEKLIECPTCGLSRWKQEKEGSSKGVKVSRKVLRYFPLKPRLQRLYMCRKTSKDMRWHKERDATKVNDCDRIIDDDALSREEEDDTFLEDDNASGLDDTMRHPSDSFAWKSFDEEYSEFAKEVRNVRLGLACDGFQPFNDSQHSIWPIVLIPYNFPPWLCMKPYSFMLSLLVPGPTSPGINMGVYLQPLIEELKELWEVGVETYDAYSKTNFILRASLLWTINDFPAYADLSGCSIKGYYACPCCHKETKRTSLMHKGGYLGHRRWLPMNHKWRNDANSFDGKIEKGVAPVPLSGDDVLQHYNRFSQAKYGKIVENKRKRDASNSLFGWKKKSIFFSLPYWRKLKVRHNLDVMHIEKNVSDNILGTLMSIQGKKKDTLKARLDLVKMKIRDKLHPKVVDGKVRVPIAIYTLRSDAKVSICRMFAKMKSPDGYLSNISRCVKDNGKKISCLKSHDHHVFIEQLLPLALRGFLPKEVYDPLVELSFFFRDLCSKNISVGQLEELEKKIPYTLCKMEMIFPPAFFDVMVHLVVHLATEAKIAGPVRYRWMYPIERYLRTLKSYIRNRAHPEGCIAEGYLADECLTFCSRYMSDIDTKFNRKVRNDDEDIEEDTLKSNLEVFRPLGHTIGGSTPKHLDHLEKHKLKLEKECPRNVERRHKEQFSKWIKNQVQKIYKLGRCDKDLYNLVCGPSRVVGRYTAYIVNGFRFHTSDRSENRETQNSGVMVRGDDASDKEYYGVLRDIYQMRYPGENHVFVFKCSWFDVENLGRGYKVDEHGLVSMNKNRLLKSDDVFVLESQVEQVFYIQDENNENWEFVVKAQPRDLYNMSASDLHKEGIDVDAFQQVEVEANIEAECTDCVHTDNFRVSSSLATNMFMDYKGEHEVQMVTQILEDDNFINDGEIEVFEESSEVEEEI from the exons atgattttgaataagGCATGGGTCAAAGTAAAAGATCGTTCATCTATTGATTATGTAAATGGTGTTGATGAGTTTCTAAAATTTTCTCTTTCCAAAGTAAGAGAAGATGATCGAGATAGTACTACTATTAGGTGTCCTTGTAATTGTTGTCGCaatatatttcttaaaacaaaatgtGATGTAAGATTAGACTTGCTTAAGAGTGGAATGTATGAGAAGTACACTTTTTGGGAACTTCACGGGGAAGAATTAGTTGAATCAGGTGAAGGGGATGATGTTAATGAGTCCAATGACACTGATAGTGGTTTCACGATGTTGCAAGATGCTTGTGGAGTTGGTGCTATGAATGTTGGGAGTTCTCAAGAGGCTTTAAATAATGTTGAGGAGTATGAGAAACCTAATGCAAATGaaaaaaagtttttcaaacttttagAGGAGTACCAAGAACCATTAACAATGCATGGCACAACAATGTCTAAGTTGTCatatattgttaaattattacatttaaAGGTTTTGAATAATTGGTCTGATAAATCTTTTGATAGTTTACTCCAATTAGAACGTCAAGGCTATGGCGCTTACCTTCCAACTTCTTATTACGAGGCTAAGAAACTCATTAAAGACTTGGGGCTTGATTATTGTAAGATTGATGCTTGTGAAAATGATTGTATTCTTTTTTGGAAAGAGCATGAAAAATTGATTGAGTGTCCCACTTGTGGTTTATCAAGGTGGAAACAAGAAAAAGAAGGCTCTTCTAAGGGGGTAAAGGTTTCTAGAAAAGTGCTAAGATATTTTCCATTGAAGCCTAGGCTACAAAGGTTGTACATGTGTAGAAAGACATCCAAAGACATGCGTTGGCACAAAGAAAGGGATGCTACTAAAGTGAATGATTGTGATAGGATTATAGATGATGATGCCCTTTCTAGGGAAGAGGAGGATGATACCTTTTTGGAGGATGACAATGCGAGTGGGTTGGATGATACAATGAGACATCCATCTGACTCCTTTGCATGGAAATCATTTGATGAAGAATATAGTGAATTTGCTAAAGAGGTGCGAAATGTTAGACTTGGACTAGCTTGTGATGGCTTTCAGCCTTTCAATGATTCACAACATAGCATATGGCCAATAGTTCTTATCCCTTATAATTTTCCTCCTTGGTTATGCATGAAACCTTATTCATTTATGCTATCTTTACTAGTACCAGGTCCAACAAGTCCGGGAATTAATATGGGCGTCTACCTCCAACCACTTATTGAGGAGTTAAAGGAGCTTTGGGAGGTTGGTGTTGAAACCTATGATGCTTACTCTAAAACAAATTTCATCTTGCGTGCATCACTACTGTGGACTATCAATGACTTTCCTGCGTATGCAGATTTGTCTGGATGCTCTATCAAAGGTTATTACGCTTGTCCATGTTGTCATAAAGAAACTAAACGGACTTCGTTGATGCATAAGGGTGGTTATTTAGGGCATCGACGTTGGCTTCCAATGAATCATAAGTGGAGAAATGATGCCAATTCTTTTGACggtaaaattgaaaaaggtGTTGCACCAGTTCCATTGAGTGGGGATGATGTATTACAACATTATAACCGATTCTCACAAGCAAAATATGGGAAGATTGTAGagaacaaaagaaaaagggatGCTTCTAATAGCTTGTTTGGGTGGAAAAAGAAAAGCATTTTCTTTAGCTTGCCTTATTGGAGGAAATTAAAAGTTCGTCATAACTTGGATGTTATGCATATTGAGAAAAATGTCTCTGATAATATCTTGGGTACTTTAATGAGCAtacaaggcaaaaagaaagaTACTTTGAAGGCTCGATTGGATTTGGTGAAGATGAAAATCAGAGATAAGTTACATCCTAAAGTGGTTGATGGTAAGGTGCGTGTTCCTATTGCTATATATACATTGAGGTCAGATGCCAAGGTTTCCATATGTCGTATGTTTGCAAAAATGAAATCTCCCGATGGATATCTATCAAACATTTCTCGTTGTGTTAAAGATAATGGAAAAAAGATATCATGTTTGAAGAGCCATGACCATCATGTTTTTATAGAGCAGTTGCTTCCCCTTGCACTTCGTGGGTTTTTACCTAAAGAGGTTTATGACCCTTTGGTTgaactaagtttttttttccgAGACCTTTGCTCTAAAAACATAAGTGTTGGTCAATTGGaagaacttgaaaaaaaaattccttaCACCTTATGCAAGATGGAAATGATATTTCCACCGGCCTTTTTTGATGTTATGGTGCATTTAGTTGTACATTTGGCAACTGAGGCAAAAATTGCTGGACCAGTTCGATATCGGTGGATGTATCCTATTGAGAG GTATCTCCGAAcattaaaatcatatattcgAAATCGAGCACATCCAGAAGGTTGCATTGCTGAAGGTTATTTGGCAGATGAGTGCTTAACATTCTGCTCTAGATACATGAGTGACATTGACACTAAATTCAATCGCAAAGTAAGAAATGACGATGAAGATATAGAAGAGGATACATTAAAATCAAACCTTGAGGTTTTTAGACCACTTGGACATACCATTGGGGGGAGTACACCAAAACATCTAGATCATCTAGA AAAACATAAGTTGAAATTGGAGAAGGAATGTCCAAGAAATGTAGAACGGAGGCACAAAGAACAATTTTCcaaatggataaaaaatcaa gtacaaaaaatttataaacttgGACGCTGTGATAAAGACTTGTACAATTTGGTTTGTGGTCCTTCTAGAGTTGTAGGGCGTTACACAGCATATATTGTAAATGGTTTTCGTTTCCACACTAGTGATAGGTCAGAAAATAGGGAAACACAAAATTCAGGTGTCATGGTGCGTGGTGATGATGCTTCAGATAAGGAATACTATGGCGTTTTGAGAGACATATATCAAATGCGTTATCCTGGAGAAAATCATGTATTTGTCTTCAAATGCAGTTGGTTTGATGTAGAAAACCTTGGTAGAGGGTATAAGGTAGATGAGCATGGTTTGGTTAGTATGAATAAGAATAGACTTTTAAAGTCGGATGATGTGTTTGTGCTAGAATCCCAAGTGGAACAAGTATTTTACATACAAGATGAAAACAATGAGAATTGGGAATTTGTTGTAAAAGCACAACCAAGGGATTTGTATAATATGAGTGCTAGTGATCTACATAAGGAGGGTATAGATGTAGATGCCTTTCAACAAGTAGAGGTGGAAGCTAATATTGAAGCTGAATGTACTGATTGCGTACATACTGACAATTTCAGAGTTAGTTCGTCGTTGGCTACAAATATGTTTATGGATTATAAAGGAGAACATGAAGTGCAAATGGTTACACAAATATTGGAAGATGACAATTTCATTAATGATGGTGAAATTGAAGTCTTTGAGGAATCgagtgaagttgaagaagaaatttga